In Choloepus didactylus isolate mChoDid1 chromosome X, mChoDid1.pri, whole genome shotgun sequence, a genomic segment contains:
- the SLITRK4 gene encoding SLIT and NTRK-like protein 4, translating to MFLWLFLVLSAPISSTNADSDISVEICSVCSCMSVENVLYVNCEKVSVYRPNQLKPPWSNFYHLNFQNNFLNILYPNTFLNFSHAVSLQLGNNKLQNIEGGAFLGLSALKQLHLNNNELKILRADTFLGIENLEYLQADYNLIKYIERGAFNKLHKLKVLILNDNLISFLPDNIFRFASLTHLDIRGNRIQKLPYIGVLEHIGRVVELQLEDNPWNCSCDLLPLKAWLENMPYNIYIGEAICETPSDLYGRLLKETNKQELCPMGTGSDFDVRILPPSQLENGYTTPNGHTTQTSLHRLVTKPPKTTNPSKISGIVAGKALSNRSLSQIVSYQTRVPPLTPCPAPCFCKTHPSDLGLSVNCQEKNIQSISELIPKPLNAKKLHVNGNSIKDVDVSDFTEFEGLDLLHLGSNEITVIKGDVFHNLTNLRRLYLNGNQIERLYPEIFSGLHNLQYLYLEYNLIKEISAGTFDSMTNLQLLYLNNNLLKSLPVYIFSGAPLARLNLRNNKFMYLPVSGVLDQLQSLTQIDLEGNPWDCTCDLVALKLWLEKLNDGIVVKELKCETPVQFANIELKSLKNEILCPKLLNKPLAPFTSPAPAITFTTPLGPIRSPPGGPVPLSILILSILVVLILTVFVAFCLLVFVLQRNKKPTVKHEGLGNPECGSMQLQLRKHDHKTNKKDGLSTEAFIPQTIEQMSKSHTCGLKEAETGFMFADPPGQKVIMRNAAEKEKDLLHVDTRKRLSTIDELDELFPSRDSNVFIQNFLESKKEYNSIGVSGFEIRYPEKQQDKKNKKSLIGGNHSKIVVEQRKSEYSELKAKLQSSPDYLQVLEEQTALNKI from the coding sequence ATGTTTCTTTGGCTCTTTCTGGTTTTGTCAGCCCCGATTTCTTCGACAAATGCAGATTCTGACATATCGGTGGAAATTTGCAGTGTGTGCTCCTGCATGTCAGTTGAAAATGTGCTCTATGTCAACTGTGAGAAGGTTTCAGTCTACAGACCAAATCAGCTGAAACCACCATGGTCTAACTTTTATCACCTCAATTtccaaaacaactttttaaatatcCTCTATCCAAATACCTTCTTGAATTTTTCACACGCAGTATCCCTGCAGCTGGGAAATAATAAACTGCAGAACATTGAGGGAGGAGCCTTTCTTGGGCTGAGTGCATTAAAGCAGTTGCACTTGAACAACAATGAATTAAAGATTCTCCGAGCTGACACTTTCCTTGGCATAGAGAACTTGGAGTATCTCCAGGCTGACTACAATTTAATCAAGTATATTGAACGAGGAGCCTTCAATAAGCTCCACAAACTGAAAGTTCTCATTCTTAATGACAATCTGATTTCATTCCTGCCTGACAATATTTTCCGATTCGCATCTTTGACCCATCTGGATATACGAGGGAACAGAATCCAGAAGCTCCCGTATATCGGAGTTCTGGAACACATCGGCCGTGTCGTCGAATTGCAACTGGAAGATAACCCTTGGAACTGTAGCTGTGATTTGTTGCCTTTAAAAGCTTGGCTGGAGAACATGCCATATAATATTTACATAGGAGAAGCTATCTGTGAAACTCCCAGTGACTTATATGGAAGGCTCTTAAAAGAAACCAACAAACAAGAATTATGCCCTATGGGCACAGGCAGTGATTTCGATGTGCGCATCCTGCCACCATCTCAGCTGGAAAACGGCTACACCACTCCCAACGGTCACACCACCCAAACGTCCTTGCACAGATTGGTTACCAAACCACCGAAAACAACAAATCCTTCCAAGATCTCTGGAATCGTGGCGGGCAAAGCCCTCTCCAACCGCAGTCTCAGTCAGATTGTGTCTTACCAGACCAGGGTGCCTCCTCTGACACCTTGCCCAGCCCCTTGCTTCTGCAAGACCCATCCCTCGGATTTGGGACTGAGTGTCAACTGCCAAGAGAAAAACATACAATCCATATCCGAACTGATACCGAAACCTTTAAATGCCAAGAAGTTGCACGTCAACGGCAATAGCATCAAAGACGTGGACGTCTCAGACTTCACTGAGTTCGAAGGACTAGATTTGCTCCACTTAGGCAGCAATGAGATTACAGTGATCAAGGGAGATGTATTCCACAACCTCACTAATTTACGCAGGCTGTATCTCAATGGCAATCAGATAGAAAGGCTATATCCTGAAATATTTTCAGGCCTTCACAACCTGCAGTACCTGTATTTGGAATACAATTTGATTAAGGAAATCTCGGCAGGCACCTTTGACTCGATGACGAATTTGCAGTTACTGTACTTAAACAATAATCTACTAAAGAGCCTGCCTGTTTACATTTTTTCCGGAGCGCCCCTGGCGAGACTGAACCTGAGAAACAACAAATTCATGTACCTACCTGTCAGCGGAGTCCTCGATCAGCTGCAGTCCCTTACACAGATTGACTTGGAGGGCAATCCTTGGGACTGCACCTGTGACTTGGTGGCATTAAAATTGTGGCTGGAGAAGTTGAACGACGGGATTGTCGTGAAAGAACTGAAATGCGAGACGCCCGTTCAGTTTGCCAACATTGAGCTGAAGTCCCTCAAAAATGAAATCTTATGTCCCAAACTCTTAAACAAGCCATTGGCACCATTCACGAGCCCTGCACCTGCCATTACATTCACCACCCCGCTGGGGCCCATTCGAAGTCCTCCTGGGGGCCCCGTGCCACTGTCCATCTTAATCTTGAGTATCTTAGTGGTCCTCATTCTAACTGTGTTCGTGGCTTTCTGCCTTCTGGTTTTCGTGCTGCAACGCAACAAGAAACCTACGGTGAAGCACGAAGGCTTGGGGAATCCCGAGTGTGGCTCCATGCAGCTGCAGCTGCGGAAGCATGACCACAAAACCAATAAAAAAGATGGACTGAGCACAGAAGCTTTCATTCCACAAACCATAGAACAGATGAGCAAGAGCCACACCTGTGGCTTGAAAGAGGCCGAAACCGGGTTCATGTTTGCAGATCCTCCAGGACAGAAAGTCATTATGAGAAATGCTGCCGAAAAGGAGAAAGATTTATTACACGTGGATACCCGAAAGAGACTGAGCACAATTGATGAGCTGGATGAATTATTCCCTAGCCGGGATTCCAATGTGTTTATTCAGAATTTTCTTGAAAGCAAAAAGGAGTACAATAGCATAGGTGTCAGTGGCTTCGAGATCCGCTATCCGGAGAAACagcaagacaaaaaaaacaagaagtcGCTGATAGGAGGCAACCACAGTAAAATTGTTGTGGAGCAAAGGAAGAGCGAGTATTCTGAACTGAAGGCAAAACTTCAGAGTTCCCCTGACTACCTACAGGTCCTGGAGGAGCAGACAGCTTTGAACAAGATCTAG